The nucleotide sequence CGCGAATGTGCTGCATGTGATATGCACTGGCGCTGCACTACCGATCGAGAATATGCGCCCTCTGTCTATCGACCGTTGTTTAATATGGCTACAGTGCTGTCATTGATGTAGGTGTTATGTTGTAAAGCTAaaagccgatcgatcgatcgatcgacccaTCGATCTGACATGATTGTTGCCATACTGTTATGTTAGGTTGTGTTCTCTCCTCCTGTTTGGCTGTTCGATCTTAGTTAATTTGTAATTGACTTACAAAACaggggaaactattctaatccctcgaggggatgttctctcgtttgctcaaaaaccatctaaacggttatgaaaaattctggaaaaatttgacaacattcatacaatacatatatacaacttcacaaaatcttaagtccaaactcaactcacacgtcgagatataaaaaagacaaattcagcatatgaatagtagcgtactgtttatatctaaatttgtcttttttgtttctcgatgtgtagatcgaatttgaacatgaattttggtggactagtaggtatcattatactctacattgtcaatttttttcagattttttcacaactatttgcatctaatttggaagaaaaaggtatacaaggggatatcccctcgagggattagaatccactccctaCAAAACAGTACTATGATTGGTGATACACTGCTTGCATCTTCTTTTAGGATCGCAACTTCCTCTGCAAGGTTGAGGTACGTGCACCCCCATATTTGAGAGGATGACACttgttttccttctcttttaaCTATGGGAGATATAATACATGAGAAATACTACTTTCTTAATagatgatgttgatgacttttaaacatcatatttaaccgttcatcttattaattttttctgtaaatatataaaagtataaatCATGTTTAAAGCACCTacctttaatgataaatcaagtcatatAACAGAATAAATGATAGTTACGTAAACTTTTTAATAAGATAGACGATCAAAAGTGTATCCAAGAGTCAgtggtgtcatctattaaaattgGAGATAATATATATGCGTCTTTCCATTTACATGAATAATACTACCTACGGTCACGAAATAAAGATGCCAATGACAAACTGTGTGTGGCAGGTTGATGTGCCATTGGGGTTGAACGGAAGAAGGGATATGTTAGTAAGCACGGATCATAGGAATAAGCAACTTATGAATCGTCAAAAgtggttttttttagaaaaatattattatggGGACCGGCATATATaagttgatatatatatatatatatatatatatatatatatatatatatatatatatatatatatatatatatatatatatatatatatatatatatatatattcggtTTCTCTATATATCTTGTGACAAAAAATAAGAGATtaaatgttttgaattttggtATGCTTTAAGATTCATGTGTGGAAtgaggaattaaaaaaaaaactgactttATACAGGTGCATTGTGGTTCAAACGCGCGAGATACATCCTCCCATGCGCACTGCAACAGACCAAGTGAGCTACTAGCACCCATTTGTGTGAACCTAGCTAGTCACTTACATAACACTTGCATACAAATTATAATGTAACTACATTGTAATTACTAGTTACATTTGAAAGATTTTAGAGCGATTTTCTGTTGAAAGTTGTATAGGTAGGTAGTCCCTAAATATTCCCTCCTATCTTCTTCCTTTACCTTATGACTTGAGTTCAACACCCAATATTCTTTGACTGTAGGCCGGGGATGGCGTTGCAGAATGTTCAGCCGCTCGTGTTCAACACAGCATGTTTTGAATTCAAAAATCCGTATGAGATCTATTTTAAATAAGAGGGACcgagggaaaaaaaatatcttctcCCGGCGTGCATCATGATCATCAGCCATACACCTACCAGTACCGATGTCTCTACGGCCAGCAAAACACAAAACCTTTTTCCAGGCGGTGAATCTGAAACTGGGCCGGGGCCCGGCCGGTCGGGAGgtcctcctcggctcctcgtCCGCAAGCTTTGCTCCCGTAGTCTGGTCTCATGGCGTTGTCCGTCCGTCGAGTCACCGATCGCGAATTCGCGATCGACCAATCTCCTGTACACTGTTGTGGTGGAGCAGTTCAATACCAACTTCTCTGCGCGTCCGCGTCGTATCGACCGCAATGAATTCAGAGCATCAGGCGTTGGTTTCCGGCCGTTGCTCGTCTCTActccgtttttttaaaaaaaacttaatttagaTGAAGATGTGACCCTTATATTTCCGTCTAGATTCGTTATATTAAAAgggttatatttttttctagattaaATTTGTTTTGGGAGAGAGGAAGTACGTACGCTCAACTTGCGACATATGTCTCCCGTCCCATTGTCTCACCCCACCTCTTCCCTTTTCAGAACTCTGCATAATAAGACGACGCTGCCAAAAATCGACAGCTACAACACATGATCATCCAAGTGTTGAACTGTGTTGATACAGAGTTATTACAGAGTACAGACTGTCCGGCCGGCTGGAACTCGTAAGTTTTCTGTATTTAGCAAATCAATGTCCTGCAGGATTCTGCTAAAAACTCCATGGATTGCTCGTGGCCTTGCAAATGCTAGAAAATTCTTGACCTGGCTGCTGTTGAcgatcacctttttttttttctttcacgtcCCTGTTCTTggattgccatgcatggatgcatcatgcatgcatgccggtTATTGCTCTTTCCTAGTTTCCTGTCACGCATTTTTGTGAAGATCACAAGGTGCGATGTGGGTTTCGTGTCTGCAGATTCTGCAGATATGGTCGGATTGAGTTAGGGCGCGGCCATGGCCAGTAGCTGCTGGCCGCCGTTCTGTCATTGACGTTTCCGTCCGTCGAGGGAGGCCGCCGGTGGCGtcaggcggcgggcgcggcggcggcggcggcgatggggtcGTTCAGGCAGTGGTGGCGCCGGGTGGCCGCGGCCGTGAAGGACCGGAGGAGCGTGCTCCTGGCGCGCGGTGATCCGCGCGACGAGCCACGACGAGCGGTGGGTGGACTACCGGAGCGCCGGGCTGGTGTTCCGGTGGGCGCGGACCTCGCCGTCGCTGGTGCGGCCCACCGTGTGGGCGCTCGGGCGGCGCGCACGGCGGACGCGGTGCTGGGCCGTGGCGCTCAAGGCCCTGATGCTCGCGCACGGCATGCTCCTCCGCTCCGGCgtctcgccgcgcgcgcgccgcccgcgTCGGGAGCGTCCCCTTCGAGCTCGCCGACTTCCGCGACCGCTCGGCGCCGCGGGGCAAGTCACCCGCCTTCTCCGCGTTCGTCCGCGCCTACTTCCGCTTCCTCAACTACCGCTCCCTCCTCGCGGCGGAAGAAGacatcgccggcgacggcgacgaccactGCGTCGCCCGCCTCGAGAGAATAACGAAGCTGCAGTTCCTGCTCGAGCTGCTTCTCCAAATCCGCCCGTACTGCGACGGCATGGAGGTGCCCCTCGTCCTGGAAGCCATGGACTGCGCCCTCATCGAAATCCTCCAAGTCTACGGCGAGATATGCACCGGCGTCGCGCGGTTCCTCGTCGGCGTGCCCGCGCCGACGACGAGACCACGACAAACCAAATCGACCGCCGCGGCGGGGATAAAGGTGCTCCGGAAGGCGGCGGAGAAGAGCGCGCAGCTGTCGTCGTACTTCGAGCTCTGCCGCTCGCTCGGCGTCGTCAACGTTCGGGAACTCGAAGTacgacgacagcggcggcggcggcggagtgggtGGTGTTCGACGATGacaagggcggcggcgaggcggcgtggcgcggtggACAGTAAAACCCGTTCGTTCTGGCGGCGTCGGAGTCGGAGGGGCGCACGGTGGCTGGTGGTCCGAGTCCGACCGGTGTTGTACTGTTGTGAATAGAAACTTGACTTGTCTCGAGTACACTGgatctactactactatttGGCTTCTCTGCAAAGCCCTTCAAGATGCTGGAGAACATTTACACCTCTCTGTCGGGCCGTTTGGATTGTGCGGGTGGTTCAGCATTCAGTAGTTCTTGAGCAGAGATACACGTGATACAGTGCAGTGGTAAGGGATatagttttatttaatttctaacacgctcataattttttttaaaaaaatgtttgaaatttttttaccaGGCATAGCACGGTAACCACGGATTCCGTGGGTGTGTTATGTTGATGATATCGCGGCCTCGTTCGCTTTTCTGATCAACATAAAGATTTTATGTCAGTTTTAGTCAGCAtcatttttaaattgttaaacgatatgttttgtgtgaaaaaccttttatatataaaagttgatttaaaatacaaataaagctatttttaaatttaaaataatttaaaatttaattaattataaaccaaatgattttttttatcttcatcttcgttAAAAACAAACTGGGCTTGTCTGCGCTGTAGAGAGCCAAAAGACGGTAAAATTAGCCAAATAGATCCTTGACGTCCTTTTGGCAGTACCTCCTTTGTCCTAAATAAGCTCATTCTgaatcttttcattttttttctaaaacaagtTTTTGATCCATCTCGgttatcctaaaataaatttattttttatcataacAGTAGAGTTTGTAAAATTAGGTTATAAATTTGTTGGAAAAAATAAAATGGGGAAAATTTATATTGGGATTCGATAAAGTCAAgatgttttagttttttttgtgtTATTATGTGTGGGATGAGTGAAAAATGAATTTACTTTGAGAGGGGAATAGTAATACTCCACTAGCCCACTAGGATGATTGCCCATCTCTCGATGCCGACGAAGATGGCTGTTTTGTGTGAAAAGGATATTTAGCTATTCGCGTGCGGGATCGGATCACGATCAGATCGAAGGCACGGCTATAAAGGTGTGACGAAGATAAAGATTTTCTGAAAGTTGCATATCATAAGCTGGAGACTACGGTTATGTAACTTTTTGCCAATTATGCAtagagattcacaaatagactaTAATAAATGTATTCTCCCATTGTTAGTTTGGTTTATCCGTTTTCTTTTATGGTGTGTTCTATTTGTTTAGATTCACATCTTTCTCGAATGCTATTattatgtaataattggctgtagcacTTTTTAGCAAAGGTCGGAATACTatatttcattattaaaaaaatagatcgaAGTTTCTGTTTTTACAACCGCGCCCGATTTCTGTTTCCAGCTTCAACGCTTCTGTTTCTTTttgcgttttttttttgcacgccATTAGTTTCTGAAACACGGCGTGTGTGTGACATCTCTAGGTTGGACCTTAAAGGGCTAGCAAGGCCGAcccaatttgatttttttactttttaaatctgataattttctttttatttttatgatgaaaaaatatatacagatggagacagagatttttatacagattcgggcccctgaattgtcaggtaatagccctacatcctgttggccgaagccggtcgttgctcttattcaccataatcacaccagtataatatttggggtagcctatctaactgttatcGACATAGCGGACTAAAGTATCATCGCGTAGTCGACAACAAAGtaatcttcctcctcgaatccatgcccggcgagatcagagagaGCGCTAGATTCCTCTCTTTGGTTCCCGTAGGTACCATATGGGGTTTTACTAGGCTTAACTCCGATGTCGATATCTGgcagcttgtcttggcgtatgtaggcttgtattggcttgtggctttgtggcgtctatgttgtccgtgtcccctctcctcctagggggtcttgtatttatacccataggtgtccccttgtccaagtagaactaggaaaatcaatatggatacaatctgagtagtccttgtcgttcccatgtagaactctatttatCCTTCCTTATgtggaactccttctatatccgaaggttgtttccgtataagacatgatatgtggtgggtcctgccgagatttagtcaactactattaggtatgtggtatccataaccctgacataaACTTTATAGGCTTCTatgtataaaattcctatatagaatacaaaatatatttctatgtactccatccgtcccataataactctttgaccactcgtcttattcaaagaatttatgcaaatagaaaaaacaaatagaaaaaacgaaaagttgtgcttaaagtactttaaataataaactaagtcaaaaaaaataattccaaaatttttttaataagccgagtggtcaaacagtgcaaaaaaaaaacttaaaatcccttatattatgggatggagggagtagaaagttTATATGCGCAAAGTTTATTCATGCATAGAGATGGGTTGCATAAATATCAACTAGCATGTAGACCAAAAGACTAACAAACACACGGACCACAATACATGGGCCAGAAGGCCTACCACATGCAGCCCACAAGCTAACACCGTATGGagaaaggaataagtctattctTCATTCCTCAACTTATGCCCCTAGTTGAATCAcatccctcaaccgtaaaaccggatataacTCATCCCCTAATTTCCAAAACCATTGCAAAAAGACTCCTGAGCAGTTTCGTCTTACATGACAGTTGACTCACTAAGTCaaaggtgggacccacttgCCAGCAAGCCTCcacctcatctctctctcatctcttcccCTTCTCTCGTTTTGCATTAGTACAGAGGACGTCGTTGGCCATGCCACGTGTAGGGAGGACCTCGTCGACGGGCCGCGCGTGGGGGAGGACCTTGCTGGCCAGCCGTGCCACGCGCAGGGGAGGACTTCGCTGGTCGGCTGGGCAGCTGCGGGGGAGGACCTCGCTGGTCGGTCGGGCAACGCACGGGGGAGGACCTCTAGTATTCATCGCCAGTGGCCATGGATAATGCGGTAGATGATCTCAAGTAGGTCCTGGGTGGCTCTGGAGTTGTCGATGCTCAACGTAGAGGCGTCCGACATGGGCGCTCCCGTGGAGGGGTCCAGCTCGACACTGCTCGAGTTGGGCATCCCTGAGGAGCTCGGCATCGGTGAGaacgatgacgaggaggagaaggccacCTGTTGCCCCTGCAACACAAGCAGCAGGCTGGCTGACATGTAAGTCCCACATGATGTATCAGCCAGTCAACAGGTCAAAgatgccacgtaggataaaaccgcatTCGAAACCGACTGGGTAGTTGATTTGCAACGGTTTTAGGAGTTAGGGGACATGTTATACCTGGTTTTGCGTTTGAGGGATGCGATTCAACCAGGGGCATGACATGAGGgaagcaaaatagacttattcctatggagaaaaggaaaaatcgcACAAGCAGACCAAAAAAGGAAACGGTAGTGTTGAGCGATCGAGCGCAGGGGGTTGCGCGATCGATTGCGTACTAGACCACCTTTAGGATCTCGGTTGATCCGGTTTTATGAACTGAGAGGCCCGTTATATCCGGTATTTCGGTTTAGGAATGAATTTCAGGCTCGGCAACAAGTTAacggacctaaagtgaacttattccaataaAAAAGGACAACAAAAAGGAAGGAACTCGCCAACGGAAACGGGCCGAATTGGGGTGGTGATATGGCCCATCATGCGTAGGCTAGTAATAACTTTGGCCTCATTCTGGGATCGTTTTATGGTGGGGTTATCGTTACCCTATAGTTTAATGGTGATAATATGGGATCGTTTTATGGTGAGGTTATCGTTACCCTATAGTTTAATGGTGATAATATGATTTCAAAATCTGACAACCGCATTGTAATTATACGGTTTTGTAAACCTGCTCGGTCCACAGCACAGGCGCACAACAGAGTTTGTGGATTTGGATCAGGTGCAGTTGGTACTATGGCTGCAACTTATGCAGTCCATTACCACCTGTTAGATCCGAATCCGACGGTCCATATGCACCGGATACTGTATATCACTGTAGCAAGAAATATCCAGTATTTTTGTGTCAACACTATAGCTGATCCATTCATTCATCACCAAAATGAATAGCTGTAATCGCGTGCAGTAGGTTAACTTGCATCTTGCAGTCGCTATTCATACTGCAAGTGATGCCTATCCAGAGTTTGGATAAGGCAACAGCAAAGGAACATTTACTTCTTCCTCCCGAGTTCCCCCAAACTCCTTCCTTCTTCCGATCTCCCACCGTCGCCTGGGCGCCTGGCGGTTTGCTCCACTCCATAGGCGGCCATCGTCTTCTCAACCAGAAAGCTTCTGGCTGTACAGCTTGGCGGGATACAAGACGACGGTCTGCCGTCGGCGATCCGCAGTCGCCGGAGCTGAAGGTGGAAGCGGCCAACACGGCAGTCCGTGCAGCCGGTGAGTTCTCTGATAATTTTAGGTCCAAACTTTAAATGTATGCTTTTTCTTTGGTAATTTTGGGTTAATTTCGTGTCTGCCTCAACatgatttatttaattttgggTTAAAATTCATGTCTGCCTCAACAAGATTTGGATCCCCTTTTCTAAAGTTGGTAGCTTTGGAGCCTTTAGGTTGTTTCTTGCTAGCAGTTCCTCTGCAAACTAGTTTTCTGTACAAACCCTTTCTTGCCGGAATCAAAagaaaatttatgtggtcaAACTGCCGCTCCCTGACATGCCGAACCGGATTATTTTGTTGAAAATCGAATCGGATTTAATTCATACTAGTCCGAATCGGACTTTTAAGTCTGCATAATTCGATTTGCATAGCGAATACTCCCTCATATAATGACTTTGTGCATAGGTTTAAACCCATAATCACATCCTCTTCTCCTGCAGCTTGAGAATTTTTTGTCATGGCAGTGAAAAGATGCGCAGAAGTGCCGATATCTGCTAGGCCGGGAAAGATGATGCGGATTGCTATTAAGTCTTGGTCAAGGTTCTTGCCCCCTTACATCCCTGACGATGTGATCTTCGACATTCTGTTACGGCTGCCATCCAAATCTCTTATCCGATTTAAGTCCGTGTGTAAGGCTTGGCACGCCATAATATCCAACCCCTGTTTCATCAGTGCTCACCTCGAGTGCTCTAAGCAGAAGCCATCGATATTTATGGTCCCTGGTGTTTACGAGAAGCAGAATAATGGCGAGAATACTTCCTTCCTGATGGGCCTCTATCAGTATCAGGGTGGTAATATAATGGAACAAATCCATGTACAAGACTTTCCACAAGGCATTGGTACATGGAGTCGTCCGATCCACTGCAATGGCATGCTCCTCATTTCCACCATGAACCACGAAATGATTGTCTGCAACCCATCAACTAGAGAGATTGTCTCCCTGCCAAAAGGGAGTTATAACCTTCATGCGGGCCCAAGGGCTGGATTTGGGTTTGACCCTCACAGCAACAAGTATAAGGTGGCTAGATTTTTCTACCAGAGGGACGATGACACATCAGAATTGGTCTGCAAGTTTGAAGTGCTTACTCTAGGCACTAATTTGTGGAGGCAAACTGAGGATCCGCCATATCCAATTAGTGGGTTAACTCCTGTTCA is from Oryza sativa Japonica Group chromosome 9, ASM3414082v1 and encodes:
- the LOC9266421 gene encoding uncharacterized protein; this encodes MGSFRQWWRRVAAAVKDRRSVLLARGDPRDEPRRAVGGLPERRAGVPVGADLAVAGAAHRVGARAARTADALADFRDRSAPRGKSPAFSAFVRAYFRFLNYRSLLAAEEDIAGDGDDHCVARLERITKLQFLLELLLQIRPYCDGMEVPLVLEAMDCALIEILQVYGEICTGVARFLVGVPAPTTRPRQTKSTAAAGIKVLRKAAEKSAQLSSYFELCRSLGVVNVRELEMETEIFIQIRAPELSEDVVGHATCREDLVDGPRVGEDLAGQPCHAQGRTSLVGWAAAGEDLAGRSWVALELSMLNVEASDMGAPVEGSSSTLLELGIPEELGIGENDDEEEKATCCPCNTSSRLADIRLTCILQSLFILQVMPIQSLDKATAKEHLLLPPEFPQTPSFFRSPTVAWAPGGLLHSIGGHRLLNQKASGCTAWRDTRRRSAVGDPQSPELKVEAANTAVRAAVKRCAEVPISARPGKMMRIAIKSWSRFLPPYIPDDVIFDILLRLPSKSLIRFKSVCKAWHAIISNPCFISAHLECSKQKPSIFMVPGVYEKQNNGENTSFLMGLYQYQGGNIMEQIHVQDFPQGIGTWSRPIHCNGMLLISTMNHEMIVCNPSTREIVSLPKGSYNLHAGPRAGFGFDPHSNKYKVARFFYQRDDDTSELVCKFEVLTLGTNLWRQTEDPPYPISGLTPVHVKGAIYWMVNTPLCPDPPNAFLRFCLTNEKFSLLQYPPCNLKPTRFIEVEGELCCACFCSQVSALKIWTCNYAQNPEWTQRCTVQIPPDIVVNNPVARPPIVFLHGKKLLLTWNQVYQYDIQTCRMEKIASGVEDFTCYDPRNNKYWAYLEKEVTDMHLFNYAESLVPIREF